Proteins encoded by one window of Deinococcus radiodurans R1 = ATCC 13939 = DSM 20539:
- a CDS encoding response regulator transcription factor, with protein MLAQILIVEDDPHLGPLLRDYLSADYQVHHAPTLRDAQAWLGTHSPQLVLLDLNLPDGDGLDLVQALRQYSSTPVLVLSARTGVQERVAGLNAGADDYLTKPFAMPELDARITALLRRTAAGTGVNLGNTALSTSSLLLTVNDKNVNLTEHEARILELMMRTPERVFSRADIESHLYGWETPNSNSVEVRISQLRKKLESAGSDLRIRTIRNVGYVLQH; from the coding sequence ATGCTCGCGCAAATCCTGATTGTGGAAGACGACCCGCACCTGGGGCCCCTGCTCCGGGATTACCTCTCTGCCGACTACCAGGTGCACCACGCCCCCACGCTCAGGGACGCGCAGGCGTGGCTCGGCACCCACTCGCCGCAATTGGTGCTACTCGACCTCAACCTGCCCGACGGCGATGGGCTGGACCTCGTGCAGGCGCTGCGGCAGTACTCCAGTACGCCGGTGCTGGTGCTCTCGGCGCGCACCGGGGTGCAGGAACGGGTGGCGGGGCTGAACGCGGGGGCCGACGACTACCTCACCAAGCCGTTCGCCATGCCCGAACTCGACGCCCGGATTACCGCGCTGCTGCGCCGCACCGCCGCCGGGACGGGCGTGAATCTCGGCAACACGGCGCTCTCGACCTCCAGCCTGCTGCTGACGGTGAACGACAAGAACGTGAACCTCACCGAGCACGAGGCCCGCATTCTGGAACTGATGATGCGCACGCCCGAGCGGGTCTTTTCGCGCGCCGACATCGAGTCTCACCTCTACGGCTGGGAAACGCCGAACTCCAACAGCGTGGAAGTCCGCATCTCGCAGCTGCGCAAGAAGCTGGAGTCGGCGGGCAGCGACCTGCGGATTCGGACCATCCGCAACGTGGGCTACGTGCTGCAACACTAG
- a CDS encoding sensor histidine kinase, which produces MPNSQPSLASRLTPGAGLHSARVAWRHSLRFRLALMYSLSALVITAVIGLGITSYLLGQMNRQFDARLSERADAVAERFGSKEQDIGQGLPPISGYTAILDNDGRVLGVSTSLKSDTRQKFRLGDPFPYPQHGSFTVLDVPMRATTRPAPDYGTVWVALPETDLVVAQTSATRALLLSLLVAPLLLLLLGWLVGQRMLAGLGEAADLADRIDPSRSLATLPLPEREDEVHRLLAAINRLLVRIEAGQLREKQLLGQIVHELGAPLTVLKATLSRAGERTNDPEVQKAALVADELTFTTQDLMQLARGQLEMKLVWHYIPAVTLRDRLDRLVPGVTFSGDWSGGILCDPDRLTQALRNLLANARRHAGLDGSVSCTLAETPEWLTFTVRDSGPGLPPELGERIFDPFVSGAGSSGLGLSVSRQIAVMHGGNLTGGNHLDAGGQVAGAEFVLTVPGAALGEDEDDEVLEDVEPVGV; this is translated from the coding sequence GTGCCGAACTCCCAGCCTTCCCTCGCCTCGCGCCTGACCCCCGGCGCGGGGCTGCACTCTGCGCGGGTGGCGTGGCGCCACAGCCTGCGCTTCCGGCTGGCGCTGATGTACAGCCTGAGCGCCCTGGTCATCACCGCCGTCATCGGCCTGGGCATCACGTCGTACCTCCTGGGGCAGATGAACCGGCAGTTCGACGCCCGGCTGAGCGAGCGCGCCGACGCGGTGGCCGAGCGCTTTGGCAGCAAGGAGCAGGACATCGGCCAGGGCCTGCCGCCCATCAGCGGCTACACCGCCATCCTCGACAACGATGGCCGGGTGCTGGGCGTGAGCACCTCGCTCAAGTCCGACACCCGCCAGAAATTCAGGCTGGGCGACCCCTTTCCGTATCCACAGCACGGCAGTTTCACCGTGCTGGACGTACCCATGCGGGCGACCACCCGCCCTGCGCCGGACTACGGAACCGTGTGGGTGGCGCTGCCCGAGACCGACCTGGTGGTGGCCCAGACGAGTGCGACGCGGGCGCTGCTGCTGTCGCTGCTGGTGGCGCCGCTGCTGCTGCTGCTGCTCGGCTGGCTGGTGGGACAGCGGATGCTCGCGGGGCTGGGCGAAGCCGCCGACCTCGCCGACCGCATCGACCCCAGCCGCAGCCTCGCCACCCTGCCGCTGCCTGAGCGCGAGGACGAGGTGCACCGCCTGCTCGCCGCCATCAACCGCCTGCTGGTGCGTATCGAGGCCGGACAACTGCGCGAAAAACAACTCCTCGGCCAAATTGTCCACGAGCTCGGGGCGCCGCTCACGGTGCTCAAGGCCACCCTCAGCCGCGCGGGCGAGCGCACGAACGACCCCGAAGTGCAAAAAGCCGCGCTGGTCGCCGACGAGCTGACCTTCACCACCCAGGACTTGATGCAGCTCGCGCGCGGGCAACTCGAAATGAAGCTGGTGTGGCACTACATCCCCGCCGTGACGCTGCGCGACCGCCTCGACCGGCTGGTGCCCGGCGTGACCTTCAGCGGAGACTGGTCGGGCGGCATCCTCTGCGACCCCGACCGGCTGACCCAGGCGCTGCGCAACCTGCTCGCCAACGCCCGTCGGCACGCGGGCCTGGACGGCAGCGTGAGCTGCACGCTGGCCGAGACGCCGGAGTGGCTCACCTTCACTGTCCGCGACTCCGGCCCCGGCCTGCCCCCCGAACTCGGCGAGCGCATCTTCGACCCCTTCGTGAGCGGCGCGGGCAGCAGCGGCCTCGGCCTGAGCGTGTCGCGCCAGATTGCGGTGATGCACGGCGGCAACCTGACCGGGGGCAATCATTTGGACGCCGGGGGGCAGGTCGCCGGAGCCGAATTCGTGCTGACGGTGCCGGGCGCGGCGCTCGGGGAGGACGAGGACGACGAGGTGCTGGAGGACGTGGAGCCGGTCGGGGTCTAG
- a CDS encoding PAS domain-containing sensor histidine kinase → MFWLSGPLGEEQLSGNPAAGEQFPLPEGAASAPACWAAFAPDLAAALQAAARQAQSGTASSGAAGGWAFDALPAEGGVWLRLRRAPAATAAEEQLDLLFTVFERLGTGLVLQDETLNVRRANGSAARTLGLSREQLRGQGSVPGNWELRRPGGHRLPPEETPTLRALRSGQDETDMRVGLLRPGAPHWRWLSVGALARRPADPWPPGVLLVLRDETAEQRVREELRRSEQRYRSLVQASAQIVWSASHDGEFRVSQPQWEAFTGQPPREHLGGGWLQAVHPDDREATLAAWDQAIERNEAYEVRHRLRRHDGVYVPMLARAVQVGGEAGQTPPEWIGTHSDVTLQDAAERALQTLNADLQLQVAEQTQEIGQVSRFMALLLTSAGEGIFGLDRDGNNTFVNPAASELLGYSVSELLGQPSHAKLHHHHADGTPHLLSECPISQTLRDGQQRRVEADVFWHRDGHPVPVAYVVTPTLDERGEVEGAVVMFQDVSEQVRAHAELEDALHHLQLTNADLEQFAYVASHDLQEPLRTLGSYAELLARRYQGQLDARADQYIAFMLDAVERMRSLIQDLLAFSRVGRNELELSEVTLDSLMQQTARNVEAALESSGGALTWDTPGTALAQPSLLVQLLTNLVSNGLKFARPGVPPAVEVVSSIVGNEQRIEVRDNGIGIGSEYHERVFTIFQRLHLREDYPGNGIGLAIARKIVAAHGGSLTLKSQPGEGSTFIISLPADHAAKVGGHQ, encoded by the coding sequence GTGTTCTGGCTCAGCGGCCCGCTCGGCGAAGAACAGCTCAGCGGCAACCCCGCCGCCGGGGAGCAGTTTCCGCTGCCTGAAGGCGCTGCTTCCGCGCCAGCGTGCTGGGCGGCCTTCGCGCCCGACCTCGCGGCGGCGTTGCAGGCGGCGGCGCGGCAGGCGCAGTCCGGCACGGCGAGCAGCGGCGCCGCCGGGGGCTGGGCGTTCGACGCCCTACCCGCCGAGGGCGGCGTGTGGTTGCGGCTGCGGCGCGCGCCCGCCGCGACTGCCGCCGAGGAGCAGCTCGACCTGCTCTTTACCGTGTTCGAGCGCCTCGGGACCGGGCTGGTGCTGCAAGACGAGACGTTGAACGTGCGGCGGGCCAACGGCAGCGCGGCGCGGACGCTGGGCCTGAGCCGCGAGCAACTGCGCGGGCAGGGCAGCGTGCCGGGCAACTGGGAGCTGCGCCGCCCCGGCGGTCATCGGCTGCCCCCCGAGGAAACCCCCACGCTGCGGGCCCTGCGCAGCGGACAGGACGAAACCGACATGCGGGTGGGGCTGCTGCGGCCCGGCGCACCGCACTGGCGCTGGCTGTCGGTGGGGGCGCTGGCGCGGCGGCCTGCCGACCCCTGGCCCCCTGGCGTCCTGCTGGTGCTGCGCGACGAAACCGCCGAGCAGCGGGTCCGCGAGGAACTGCGCCGCAGCGAGCAGCGCTACCGTTCACTGGTACAGGCGAGTGCCCAGATTGTCTGGAGTGCGAGCCACGACGGCGAATTTCGGGTGTCTCAGCCGCAGTGGGAGGCGTTTACCGGGCAGCCCCCCCGCGAGCACCTCGGCGGAGGCTGGCTCCAGGCCGTGCATCCCGACGACCGCGAGGCCACTCTGGCCGCCTGGGATCAGGCGATCGAGCGCAACGAGGCCTACGAAGTCCGCCACCGCCTGCGCCGCCACGACGGGGTCTACGTGCCGATGCTGGCGCGGGCCGTGCAGGTGGGCGGCGAGGCGGGCCAGACGCCGCCCGAGTGGATCGGCACCCACAGCGACGTGACCCTGCAAGACGCCGCCGAGCGGGCGCTGCAAACGCTCAACGCCGACTTGCAACTTCAGGTGGCCGAGCAGACCCAGGAAATCGGTCAAGTGTCGCGCTTCATGGCGCTGCTGCTCACCTCGGCGGGCGAGGGGATTTTCGGGCTCGACCGCGACGGCAACAACACCTTCGTCAACCCGGCGGCCTCGGAGCTGCTCGGCTACAGCGTGAGCGAGCTGCTCGGTCAGCCGTCGCACGCCAAGCTGCACCACCACCACGCCGACGGCACGCCGCACCTGCTCAGCGAGTGCCCCATTTCCCAGACGCTGCGCGACGGGCAGCAGCGCCGGGTCGAGGCCGACGTGTTCTGGCATAGAGACGGCCACCCGGTGCCGGTGGCTTACGTGGTCACGCCGACTCTCGACGAGCGCGGCGAGGTGGAAGGCGCCGTCGTCATGTTTCAGGACGTGTCCGAGCAGGTCCGCGCCCACGCCGAACTCGAGGACGCGCTGCACCACCTGCAACTCACCAACGCCGACCTCGAACAGTTCGCCTACGTCGCCAGCCACGACCTGCAAGAGCCGCTGCGGACGCTCGGCAGCTACGCCGAACTGCTCGCCCGGCGCTATCAGGGCCAGCTCGACGCCCGCGCCGACCAGTACATCGCCTTCATGCTCGACGCGGTGGAACGCATGCGCAGCCTGATTCAGGACCTGCTTGCCTTTTCACGGGTGGGCCGCAACGAACTTGAACTCAGTGAAGTTACCCTTGACAGCCTGATGCAACAGACCGCCCGAAACGTGGAAGCGGCCCTGGAGAGCAGCGGCGGCGCCCTGACCTGGGACACGCCCGGCACCGCCTTGGCGCAGCCCTCGCTGCTGGTGCAACTGCTGACCAATCTGGTGAGCAACGGCCTGAAGTTTGCCCGCCCCGGCGTGCCCCCGGCGGTCGAAGTGGTGTCCAGCATAGTCGGCAACGAGCAGCGTATCGAGGTCCGCGACAACGGCATCGGGATCGGAAGCGAGTATCATGAACGGGTGTTTACGATTTTCCAGCGTCTCCACCTGCGTGAGGACTACCCCGGCAACGGGATCGGCCTCGCCATTGCCCGCAAGATCGTGGCGGCGCACGGTGGGAGCCTGACGCTGAAGTCGCAACCGGGAGAAGGCAGCACCTTCATCATCAGCCTGCCTGCCGACCACGCGGCGAAAGTTGGGGGGCACCAGTGA
- a CDS encoding response regulator codes for MSLSSTRTIEILLVEDSEPDILLTEEAFSEARVPNRLHIVRDGEEALQFLRREGEHAQAPRPDVILMDINMPRKNGLEVLEEIKADADLRSIPVLILTTSQAEDDVRRSYSGHASSYVVKPVGFENFLQAIRAFEDFWLTFVRFPPRG; via the coding sequence GTGAGCTTGTCCAGCACCCGGACCATCGAGATTCTGCTCGTCGAGGACAGCGAGCCCGACATTCTGCTGACCGAGGAAGCCTTCTCGGAGGCGCGAGTGCCCAACCGGCTGCACATCGTCCGTGACGGTGAAGAAGCCCTGCAATTTCTGCGCCGCGAGGGCGAGCACGCCCAGGCCCCGCGCCCCGACGTGATTCTGATGGACATCAACATGCCGCGCAAAAACGGCCTGGAAGTGCTGGAGGAAATCAAGGCCGACGCCGACCTGCGCTCGATTCCGGTGCTGATTCTGACCACCAGCCAGGCCGAGGACGACGTGCGCCGCTCGTACTCGGGCCACGCCAGCAGCTACGTGGTCAAGCCAGTGGGCTTCGAGAATTTCCTCCAGGCCATTCGCGCCTTCGAGGACTTCTGGCTGACCTTCGTGCGCTTTCCGCCGCGCGGCTGA
- a CDS encoding HD domain-containing protein produces the protein MNRDEAYALMLEHTPSESLQRHMLNVETAMRWYARHWGEDEETYAVTGLLHDFDYELHPEEHPTWGVTYLRERTDASPEILDAIMGHAAYTGTPRTTRLAQTLFAVDELTGLIQAAALIRPDKDVRGVELSSLKKRFKNKGFAAGVNRDEVRQGAEELGVDLDEHFQNVLTAMQAG, from the coding sequence ATGAACCGTGATGAGGCCTACGCGCTGATGCTCGAACACACGCCGTCGGAGTCGCTTCAGCGCCACATGCTCAACGTGGAAACGGCGATGCGCTGGTACGCCCGGCACTGGGGCGAGGACGAGGAGACCTACGCGGTGACGGGCCTGCTGCACGACTTCGACTACGAGCTGCACCCGGAGGAGCACCCCACCTGGGGCGTGACCTACCTGCGCGAGCGCACCGACGCCTCGCCTGAAATCCTCGACGCGATCATGGGCCACGCCGCCTACACCGGCACGCCGCGCACCACCCGCCTCGCCCAGACGCTTTTTGCGGTGGACGAACTGACCGGGCTGATTCAGGCCGCCGCGCTGATTCGCCCTGACAAGGACGTCAGGGGCGTCGAGCTGAGCAGCCTGAAAAAGCGCTTCAAGAACAAGGGCTTCGCGGCGGGCGTCAACCGCGACGAGGTGCGGCAAGGGGCCGAGGAACTGGGCGTGGACCTCGACGAGCATTTCCAGAATGTGCTGACGGCGATGCAGGCGGGCTAA
- the mscL gene encoding large conductance mechanosensitive channel protein MscL, which yields MLNGFRDFILRGNVVDLAVGVVIGAAFNNVVAAFTKAFLDPLIRLATGGHGKVAGTFAVNGITFDWGTFVSTLINFLLTAAVLYFFVVMPMNAATERLKRSEKAAEAEPSNEEKLLAEIRDAVRSRPL from the coding sequence ATGTTGAATGGCTTTCGGGATTTCATTTTACGTGGCAATGTGGTTGATCTGGCGGTCGGTGTGGTCATCGGCGCGGCCTTTAACAATGTGGTGGCGGCCTTTACCAAGGCGTTTCTCGACCCGCTGATTCGCCTGGCGACGGGCGGACACGGCAAAGTGGCGGGCACCTTCGCGGTCAACGGCATTACGTTCGACTGGGGCACCTTCGTTTCCACCCTCATCAACTTCCTGCTGACCGCCGCCGTGCTGTACTTCTTCGTCGTCATGCCCATGAACGCGGCGACTGAGCGCCTCAAGCGCAGCGAAAAGGCCGCCGAAGCTGAGCCCAGCAACGAAGAAAAGCTGCTGGCCGAAATCCGCGACGCGGTGAGAAGCCGCCCGCTCTGA
- a CDS encoding carboxypeptidase M32 encodes MTTTRQDTQWQQLTEHWQELADFGGIEALLGWDQSTFLPAGAAEDRARQQSLLAGLRHARATDAGYGKLLDAASSRSDLSPEQARMVQVARQDFEKATRIPAEFVREFSGHVGQSYSAWTEARPANDFGRMVPYLEKTLDLSLQAASYFPEFGDPLDYYINESDEGMTAEQVGQVFAELRAALVPLADAVIAAGAPRTDFLGRGFAQERQLAFGERVIRDYGYDFRRGRQDLTHHPFMTRLGGHDVRITTRVKEQDPTDALYSTLHEAGHALYEQGVDAAFLGTPLGGGVSAGVHESQSRLWENLVGRSRAFWAAYFGDWRDTFPEQLAGVTEEEMYRAVNTVSRSLIRTDADELTYNLHVITRFELEREMLAGKLAVRDLADAWHAAYEQNLGLRAPSDVDGALQDVHWYFGPIGGSFQGYTIGNVLSAQFYAAAEAANPGLEADFARKDFSRLHGWLRENVYRHGRRWTPGELIERATGQALTAGPYLKYLRGKYGELYGV; translated from the coding sequence ATGACCACAACCCGACAAGACACCCAGTGGCAGCAGCTCACCGAGCACTGGCAGGAACTCGCCGACTTCGGGGGCATCGAAGCCTTGCTCGGCTGGGACCAGAGCACCTTTCTCCCTGCCGGGGCCGCCGAGGACCGCGCCCGCCAGCAGAGCCTGCTCGCCGGGCTGCGCCACGCCCGCGCCACCGACGCCGGGTACGGCAAGCTGCTCGACGCCGCGTCCAGCCGCAGCGACCTGTCGCCCGAACAGGCCCGCATGGTGCAGGTCGCCCGCCAGGACTTCGAAAAAGCCACCCGCATTCCCGCCGAGTTCGTGCGCGAGTTCAGCGGGCATGTGGGCCAGAGCTACAGCGCGTGGACCGAGGCCCGACCCGCCAACGATTTCGGGCGCATGGTGCCGTACCTCGAAAAGACGCTCGACCTGAGCCTCCAGGCCGCGAGCTATTTTCCCGAGTTCGGCGACCCGCTGGACTACTACATCAACGAGTCCGACGAGGGCATGACCGCCGAGCAGGTGGGGCAGGTCTTCGCCGAGCTGCGCGCCGCGCTGGTGCCGCTGGCCGACGCCGTGATTGCCGCCGGGGCGCCGCGCACCGACTTTCTGGGCCGGGGCTTCGCGCAGGAGCGGCAGCTCGCCTTCGGGGAACGGGTCATCCGCGACTACGGGTACGACTTTCGCCGGGGCCGCCAGGACCTCACCCACCACCCCTTCATGACCCGGCTGGGCGGCCACGACGTGCGGATTACCACCCGTGTCAAGGAGCAAGACCCCACCGACGCGCTGTATTCCACCCTGCACGAAGCCGGGCACGCGCTCTACGAACAGGGCGTGGACGCGGCGTTTCTGGGCACGCCGCTCGGCGGGGGCGTGAGTGCCGGGGTCCACGAGAGCCAGTCGCGGCTGTGGGAAAACCTGGTGGGCCGCTCGCGGGCGTTCTGGGCCGCCTACTTCGGTGACTGGCGCGACACCTTCCCCGAGCAGCTCGCGGGCGTGACCGAGGAGGAGATGTACCGCGCCGTCAACACCGTCTCGCGCTCGCTGATTCGTACCGACGCCGACGAGCTGACCTACAACCTGCACGTGATTACCCGCTTCGAGCTGGAGCGCGAGATGTTGGCGGGCAAGCTCGCCGTGCGCGACCTCGCGGACGCCTGGCACGCCGCCTACGAGCAGAACCTCGGCCTGCGGGCCCCGAGCGATGTGGACGGCGCCTTGCAGGACGTGCACTGGTACTTCGGACCCATCGGCGGGTCGTTTCAGGGCTACACCATCGGCAACGTGCTGAGCGCGCAGTTCTACGCCGCTGCCGAGGCCGCCAACCCTGGGCTGGAGGCCGACTTCGCCCGCAAGGACTTCTCGCGCCTGCACGGCTGGCTGCGGGAGAATGTCTACCGGCATGGCCGCCGCTGGACACCCGGCGAACTGATCGAGCGGGCGACGGGGCAAGCGCTCACCGCCGGGCCGTACCTGAAGTACCTGCGCGGGAAATACGGCGAGTTGTACGGCGTCTAA
- a CDS encoding RNA-guided endonuclease InsQ/TnpB family protein, producing the protein MDEGRRINIPKIGAVKCKFHRLLEGTPKTLQIVLDVNEWYAVYTCEVPVQPLPETGSTVGVDVGTRYFAITSDGEFVHNPRHLGSALKKLRVQQRTVSRRKKGGNRRRKAVGQVAKTHRKIRRSRQDFHHKVAVKLVRENDLIAHEDLRVSNVVKSNLARSISDVGWSAFFDILRGKAESAGRVVVRVPPQYTSQRCHACGHTCRENRNNEVFKCVSCGHEDHADWNAAKNILGRAVPSGVNGSGVSHAVA; encoded by the coding sequence GTGGACGAGGGGCGACGCATCAACATCCCGAAAATCGGCGCAGTGAAGTGCAAGTTTCACCGCCTGCTGGAGGGGACGCCTAAGACACTGCAAATCGTGCTGGACGTGAACGAATGGTATGCGGTGTACACCTGCGAAGTCCCCGTGCAACCACTCCCCGAAACGGGTAGCACGGTGGGCGTGGACGTGGGAACGCGCTACTTCGCCATTACCTCCGACGGCGAGTTTGTCCATAACCCCCGGCACCTGGGGAGCGCCCTGAAAAAGCTGCGCGTTCAGCAGCGCACCGTCTCCCGTCGCAAGAAGGGCGGGAACCGTCGCCGGAAGGCCGTGGGGCAGGTTGCCAAGACGCACCGTAAGATTCGTCGCTCAAGGCAAGACTTCCACCACAAGGTGGCGGTTAAGCTGGTACGGGAAAACGACCTGATTGCCCACGAAGATTTGAGGGTATCTAACGTGGTCAAGTCTAACTTGGCCCGCTCCATCTCTGATGTCGGGTGGAGTGCGTTCTTCGACATCCTGCGCGGCAAGGCTGAAAGTGCTGGCCGCGTGGTGGTTCGGGTTCCCCCTCAGTACACCTCGCAGCGCTGCCATGCTTGCGGGCATACCTGTCGGGAGAACCGAAATAACGAGGTGTTCAAGTGCGTTTCCTGTGGGCATGAAGACCATGCCGACTGGAACGCGGCAAAGAACATCTTGGGACGGGCCGTCCCTTCAGGTGTCAACGGTAGCGGGGTCTCGCATGCCGTCGCCTGA
- a CDS encoding helix-turn-helix domain-containing protein, giving the protein MQESTTQIRGYRFRLYPTNPQEAAMFETLRLTRTLYNAGLEQRIVAYRKQGKTVTAYDQQKELTALKAECPEYAGVYSHVLQDALDRLDKAYKGFFARVKRGSAGTASSSSKSGTRRRASGSALASLWTRGDASTSRKSAQ; this is encoded by the coding sequence ATGCAAGAGAGTACCACTCAAATCCGGGGGTACCGCTTTCGCCTGTACCCCACCAATCCCCAGGAGGCCGCGATGTTTGAGACATTGCGCCTCACCCGCACGCTGTACAACGCTGGCCTGGAACAGCGGATTGTCGCCTACCGCAAGCAGGGCAAGACGGTCACGGCCTACGACCAGCAAAAGGAACTCACCGCCCTGAAAGCGGAGTGTCCCGAGTATGCCGGGGTCTACTCGCATGTCCTGCAAGACGCGCTGGACCGGCTGGACAAGGCATACAAGGGCTTCTTCGCCCGCGTGAAGCGCGGCAGCGCTGGAACAGCTTCAAGTTCAAGTAAGTCTGGGACAAGAAGAAGGGCCAGTGGCTCAGCCCTGGCAAGCCTGTGGACGAGGGGCGACGCATCAACATCCCGAAAATCGGCGCAGTGA
- a CDS encoding IS630 family transposase: MAERPSATNFGSHPGKNRLHRSWKKKVAEGAILVYLDEVGFSLKGVRRRTWGTRGVTPLVKLPANWEKLSTIGAITSDGRFFQNTRSGAIRSTDVTQFFRHLLRHIQGELVVVLDNAGIHRSKATQAFVETHERLSLVFLPPYAPELNPIELVWAYVKRNALGNFCARSIVELKGRLVSAWQRLRYIELPQRLIDSNLRRDQ; the protein is encoded by the coding sequence ATGGCCGAGCGGCCGAGCGCAACGAACTTCGGATCGCATCCTGGAAAGAACAGGTTGCACCGGAGTTGGAAAAAAAAGGTCGCTGAGGGCGCAATCCTAGTGTATCTGGATGAGGTCGGCTTCTCGCTGAAAGGCGTGCGAAGGCGGACTTGGGGAACCAGGGGCGTGACGCCCCTGGTCAAGCTTCCGGCGAATTGGGAGAAGCTCTCCACCATCGGGGCAATAACCTCGGACGGACGATTCTTCCAAAACACAAGATCTGGAGCGATTCGGAGTACGGATGTCACTCAGTTCTTTCGACACCTCCTGCGGCACATCCAAGGGGAGCTTGTGGTAGTGCTGGACAACGCGGGCATTCATCGATCTAAAGCCACTCAGGCGTTCGTGGAGACCCACGAACGCCTCTCACTGGTGTTTCTACCGCCGTACGCCCCGGAATTGAACCCGATTGAGCTGGTGTGGGCATACGTGAAGCGGAATGCGTTGGGGAATTTCTGTGCGCGTTCGATCGTTGAACTCAAAGGGCGACTGGTCAGCGCGTGGCAGCGCCTTCGGTATATCGAACTGCCTCAACGACTTATCGACTCAAATCTACGACGCGATCAATAA
- a CDS encoding winged helix-turn-helix domain-containing protein: MPGWQPAQYSRAQLEERRLAALEWIERGTHRNREIAQHFGVSVHTVYTWKARLKRNGGLQATVARGASARLSATQHEQLRTFLREGALHHGFPDDTWTTLRVTNLIGRHFDVWYHHDHVRKILRRLGFTPQMPDGRAAERNELRIASWKEQVAPELEKKGR; encoded by the coding sequence ATGCCCGGATGGCAGCCGGCCCAGTATTCCCGCGCTCAGCTTGAGGAGCGCCGCTTGGCCGCGCTTGAATGGATTGAACGTGGGACGCATCGAAACCGAGAGATTGCTCAGCACTTCGGCGTGTCGGTACACACCGTGTACACCTGGAAAGCCCGCCTGAAGCGTAACGGTGGCCTTCAGGCCACCGTTGCCCGTGGCGCTTCTGCACGTCTGAGCGCGACGCAACACGAGCAGCTTCGCACCTTCCTGCGGGAGGGCGCCCTGCACCATGGCTTCCCTGATGACACCTGGACGACCCTACGCGTCACCAACCTGATTGGGCGGCACTTTGACGTGTGGTACCACCACGACCACGTGCGGAAGATTCTCAGACGCTTGGGGTTTACGCCCCAGATGCCAGATGGCCGAGCGGCCGAGCGCAACGAACTTCGGATCGCATCCTGGAAAGAACAGGTTGCACCGGAGTTGGAAAAAAAAGGTCGCTGA